A region of the Gemmatimonadota bacterium genome:
GCCTTTCCCCCATCGTGCCGCCCGCCACCCCCCGCGCGACCGCTTCGACAGCCAGCGGATAAACCCGGTGCTCGACGCGCAGCACTCGGCCCGCCAGCGATTCCGGTGTATCGCCGGGGAGCACGGGCACTGGCCACTGGATCAGGGTCGGCCCCGTGTCGTAGCGCTCGTCCACGAAGTGCACGGTCACGCCGCTGACGCGGCAGCCCGCTTCCAGGACGGCCTCGTGCACGCGCAACCCGTACATGCCCGCGCCGCCAAAGGCAGGCAGCAGCGCAGGGTGGATGTTGAGCATCCGGCCGCGGTAGCGCCGCACCACTGCGGGAGGCACCAGCCGCAGGTACCCGGCGAGCGCCACCAGGTCGGCCGCCGCCTTCTCGAGGAGTTCGAGCAATTCCCGGGCGACGTCGTTCTCCGGCCGCCCCGCCACGGGGACGTGTCTCGCCTCGACCCCCGCCGCCCACGCCCGATCGAG
Encoded here:
- a CDS encoding phosphoribosylglycinamide formyltransferase codes for the protein MAVFASGGGSNLQALLDHFHGKGAPGERVAWPGTESGGASAGAALARVVLVVSDRAGAGALDRAWAAGVEARHVPVAGRPENDVARELLELLEKAAADLVALAGYLRLVPPAVVRRYRGRMLNIHPALLPAFGGAGMYGLRVHEAVLEAGCRVSGVTVHFVDERYDTGPTLIQWPVPVLPGDTPESLAGRVLRVEHRVYPLAVEAVARGVAGGTMGERPGEWPVGAGAPDGPGRPVSFRLAEEEAPGVAEVRRALGIEVPAGAKGLEAGLR